A region from the Vicinamibacterales bacterium genome encodes:
- a CDS encoding tetratricopeptide repeat protein yields MPFRDIRLAALASIIAAITLGPALDASQAGVQPVQYRSPEGVEYRSLPDTDAVRTARAALDANPKDIARIIDLGVAQSGARQFREAIATFTRGLEIEPNNALLLRWRGHRYLSVREFDRAFADLTRGGKIDGTIYGIWYHLGVVQYLRGDFADAAASFAKAQPIAPDAGELAGSTDWLWMSLSRAGRGAEAKAMLDGRPEKAVTNAYTRRLQLYRGEIGPEAVIAAADTDEVQVATLAYGLGNWYLVRGDKAQARRWFERSIQSGGWPGFGFIVSEVELRRLR; encoded by the coding sequence ATGCCATTCAGAGACATTCGTCTTGCCGCATTGGCGTCGATCATCGCAGCGATCACCCTGGGGCCGGCGCTCGATGCGAGCCAGGCAGGCGTGCAACCGGTGCAATACCGATCACCCGAGGGCGTCGAGTATCGCTCGCTTCCCGATACCGACGCCGTCAGGACGGCGCGAGCCGCTCTCGACGCCAACCCGAAAGACATTGCTCGCATCATCGACCTCGGCGTGGCCCAGTCCGGTGCGCGGCAGTTTCGCGAAGCGATCGCGACGTTCACGCGCGGTCTCGAGATCGAGCCGAACAACGCTTTGCTCCTCCGATGGCGCGGGCATCGCTATCTTTCCGTGCGTGAATTCGATCGCGCGTTCGCCGATCTCACGCGCGGCGGAAAAATCGACGGCACGATCTACGGCATCTGGTATCACCTCGGGGTCGTCCAGTACCTGCGCGGGGACTTTGCCGATGCGGCCGCCTCGTTCGCCAAGGCGCAGCCAATCGCACCGGACGCCGGCGAACTCGCGGGTTCCACGGACTGGTTGTGGATGTCGCTCAGCCGGGCCGGACGGGGCGCGGAAGCGAAGGCGATGCTCGACGGTCGGCCGGAGAAGGCGGTGACCAACGCGTACACGCGGCGCCTGCAGCTCTATCGTGGCGAGATCGGTCCGGAAGCCGTGATTGCAGCGGCGGATACTGACGAAGTGCAGGTCGCCACGCTCGCCTACGGCCTTGGCAACTGGTACCTCGTGCGGGGCGACAAGGCGCAGGCGCGCAGGTGGTTCGAGCGATCGATCCAGTCGGGCGGTTGGCCCGGGTTCGGCTTCATCGTCTCGGAGGTGGAACTCCGCCGGCTTCGGTGA
- a CDS encoding type II toxin-antitoxin system HipA family toxin, which produces MTRTLSVWWDGAIVGSLRVNQHGEMSFAYAPDWLADSSRPAVSFSLPKRAEPFKRRDCRPFFAGLLPEEAQRDAVAGALGISKGNDFGLLEALGGDVAGALTIWPEGDTPPAGDPSGQPRALNDDEVVAILDTLPTRPLLAGREGLRLSLAGAQSKLPVVLVDGRVALPAPGQPTTHILKPPIARFPTTTENEALVMQLAAALGLPAAPVEPRTTLGRPYLLITRYDRRLDGAGRAHRLHQEDFCQALGIPPEHKYAAEGGPTFKTSFELLRRATTRPAIATLTLLDAAIFNLVVGNADAHGKNFSLLYDAGTVSLAPLYDLLSTIAYTDLSPKLAMKIAKRATLEEIDGGTWEAFATEIGMTAPFVRRRVKQLADATQSTAPRIADALPGLDNGALGAYAALITARAQRLTKMV; this is translated from the coding sequence ATGACTCGGACGCTGTCGGTCTGGTGGGACGGCGCGATCGTCGGCTCTCTCCGAGTCAATCAGCACGGCGAGATGAGTTTCGCCTACGCGCCGGACTGGCTCGCCGACTCGTCCCGTCCCGCCGTGTCCTTCTCGTTGCCCAAGAGAGCGGAACCGTTCAAACGGCGCGACTGTCGTCCGTTCTTCGCAGGACTCTTGCCGGAGGAGGCGCAGCGTGACGCGGTCGCTGGCGCGCTTGGGATCTCGAAGGGCAATGACTTTGGCCTGCTCGAAGCCCTTGGCGGAGATGTGGCTGGAGCCTTGACCATCTGGCCTGAGGGCGACACACCGCCCGCCGGTGATCCGAGCGGACAGCCGCGAGCCCTCAATGATGACGAAGTCGTCGCGATCCTCGATACACTCCCGACGCGACCGCTGCTCGCAGGACGTGAGGGACTGCGCCTGTCTCTTGCCGGCGCTCAATCAAAACTTCCCGTCGTCCTCGTTGATGGCAGGGTTGCGTTGCCGGCACCCGGGCAACCGACGACGCATATCCTGAAGCCACCGATCGCGCGCTTCCCCACCACCACGGAGAACGAAGCCCTCGTGATGCAGTTGGCGGCCGCGCTCGGCCTCCCCGCCGCGCCCGTCGAACCGCGCACCACGCTCGGCCGGCCATACCTGCTCATCACCCGATACGATCGACGCCTCGATGGGGCTGGCCGGGCGCACCGGCTGCATCAAGAGGATTTCTGCCAGGCGCTTGGCATCCCGCCAGAACACAAATACGCGGCCGAAGGCGGCCCTACGTTCAAGACCAGTTTCGAACTGCTCCGCCGCGCGACCACTCGCCCGGCCATTGCCACACTGACGCTCCTCGACGCGGCGATCTTCAACCTTGTTGTCGGAAACGCCGACGCCCACGGAAAGAACTTCAGCCTGCTCTACGACGCCGGGACCGTCAGCCTCGCTCCGCTCTACGACCTGCTCTCGACGATTGCCTACACCGATCTGTCACCGAAGCTCGCCATGAAGATCGCAAAGCGGGCCACGCTGGAAGAGATCGACGGCGGCACGTGGGAGGCCTTCGCAACGGAGATCGGAATGACAGCTCCCTTCGTCCGTCGGCGCGTCAAGCAACTCGCTGACGCCACGCAATCGACCGCTCCGCGCATCGCGGACGCACTACCCGGCCTGGATAATGGGGCGTTGGGCGCCTACGCTGCTCTAATCACTGCACGAGCCCAGCGTCTAACGAAGATGGTCTAG